The following proteins are co-located in the Mesorhizobium sp. M1E.F.Ca.ET.045.02.1.1 genome:
- a CDS encoding MFS transporter yields MSNGDQSAILTAAPRAPIPAAAYLLTGCIAVIGSNSLVLGPIAPAVAASFGASVPSVMTAAAAFGLGTSASALFLARYIDRIGARRMLQGALLLLALALVASALAPTVAALVAAQLVAGIAAGVAMPAIYASSAAIAPPGRESGTIGVVLTGWTLSMVAGVSLSAVLADLIHWRAVFAAVALLAGATVAGLTMRSLRDVRKIGPALSPLGALAVPGIVPLLIACGAFMTAFYGVYGYLGDHLHKNLGEPVSANGLAAIAYGLGFGAAALLDGLIDRLGARRVMPFAYLLVAAVYAAMAMLSGGFGLLMATIAVWGLANHFGLNVLVMRLTALDPSRRGTIMGLNSAVTYLAVTVGTAGFGPLYTSLGFANCALIAALLMLVAASAAAWRSAGARQ; encoded by the coding sequence ATGTCGAACGGCGATCAATCAGCAATTCTGACCGCGGCGCCCCGCGCGCCGATCCCGGCGGCAGCCTATCTGCTCACCGGCTGCATCGCCGTCATCGGCTCCAACTCCCTGGTTCTCGGACCGATCGCGCCCGCCGTCGCGGCGTCGTTCGGGGCCAGCGTGCCGTCGGTGATGACGGCCGCTGCCGCTTTCGGCCTCGGCACCTCGGCCAGCGCGCTCTTCCTCGCCCGCTACATCGACAGGATCGGCGCGCGCCGCATGCTGCAGGGCGCTTTGCTGTTGCTTGCGCTTGCGCTGGTGGCCAGCGCGCTCGCGCCGACAGTGGCGGCGCTGGTCGCGGCCCAGCTCGTGGCCGGCATCGCCGCCGGCGTCGCCATGCCGGCGATCTACGCCAGCTCGGCGGCGATCGCGCCGCCCGGCCGAGAGAGCGGCACGATCGGCGTCGTGCTGACCGGCTGGACACTCTCCATGGTCGCCGGCGTGTCGCTGTCGGCCGTGCTTGCCGATCTCATCCATTGGCGCGCCGTCTTCGCCGCCGTGGCGCTGCTCGCCGGAGCCACCGTCGCAGGCTTGACGATGAGATCGCTGCGCGACGTCAGGAAAATCGGCCCGGCGCTATCGCCGCTGGGCGCCCTAGCTGTGCCTGGGATCGTCCCGTTGCTCATCGCCTGCGGCGCCTTCATGACTGCCTTCTACGGTGTCTATGGCTATCTCGGCGATCATCTGCACAAGAACCTCGGCGAACCCGTCAGCGCCAACGGCCTTGCGGCGATCGCCTATGGCCTCGGCTTTGGCGCTGCCGCATTGCTCGACGGCCTCATCGACCGTCTCGGCGCCCGCCGCGTCATGCCTTTCGCCTATCTGCTGGTCGCCGCCGTCTATGCCGCGATGGCCATGCTGAGCGGCGGCTTCGGTCTGCTGATGGCGACGATTGCCGTCTGGGGTCTTGCCAATCATTTTGGGCTGAATGTCCTGGTCATGCGGCTGACGGCGCTCGACCCTTCGCGGCGCGGCACCATCATGGGCTTGAACAGCGCGGTCACGTATCTTGCGGTTACCGTCGGCACCGCCGGTTTCGGACCGCTCTACACCAGCCTCGGCTTCGCCAACTGCGCCCTGATCGCCGCCTTGTTGATGCTGGTGGCGGCGTCGGCTGCGGCATGGCGTTCGGCTGGCGCCCGGCAATAG
- a CDS encoding Lrp/AsnC family transcriptional regulator, producing MDAETDDVQRNRQPAREIDPIDRKILGVLVDDATISYAELGDRVGLSPPAAHERVKRLRRSGAIRATSAIIDPKAVKKPLLAFVHIDTRGWGKTPELMAISECPEVEEIHSVAGDTCMLLKVRTEDTRALEGLLSRIYETPGVVSTRSYVVLSTYLERPVQPDITAEWPTPRHMATPVY from the coding sequence ATGGATGCAGAAACAGATGACGTTCAGCGGAACAGGCAACCTGCTCGCGAGATCGACCCGATCGACAGAAAAATATTAGGCGTTCTCGTCGACGACGCGACCATCAGCTATGCCGAACTCGGCGATCGCGTCGGCCTGTCGCCGCCGGCCGCGCATGAACGGGTGAAGCGGCTGCGCCGCAGCGGCGCCATCCGCGCCACCTCGGCAATCATCGATCCGAAGGCGGTGAAGAAGCCGCTGCTGGCCTTCGTGCATATCGACACCAGGGGCTGGGGCAAGACGCCGGAGCTGATGGCGATTTCGGAATGCCCGGAAGTGGAAGAGATCCATTCCGTCGCCGGCGATACCTGCATGCTGCTCAAGGTGCGCACCGAGGACACGCGGGCGCTGGAAGGCCTGCTGTCGCGCATCTACGAGACGCCGGGCGTGGTCTCGACGCGCAGCTATGTGGTGCTATCGACCTATCTCGAACGGCCCGTGCAGCCGGACATCACGGCCGAGTGGCCGACGCCGCGGCATATGGCGACGCCGGTTTACTAG
- a CDS encoding D-tagatose-bisphosphate aldolase, class II, non-catalytic subunit, whose protein sequence is MTGATTRFAGIAARRTAGGKGGIASICSAHPLVIEATLRHGAVHGADVLIEATCNQVNHEGGYTGMTPAAFRSFVETHAAGTGFPFDRLILGGDHLGPNPWKHLPAGDAMRKAAAMIDAYAGAGFTKLHLDTSMACADDPVALADETIAARAADLAAVAEAAVARIGGQKPVYIIGTEVPVPGGALEALDHMHVTEPADALRTVEVHREAFSRLGLDAAFSRAIGVVVQPGVEFGNADIIAYAPPKATKLVASLESVPQFVFEAHSTDYQTGEALAALVRDGFVILKVGPWLTFALREALYGLSYIADQLVPDPSRESLPVAMERVMLASPVNWQKYYPGTPDGQRLQRHFSFSDRIRYYWPSPDAQHATEALLAALGDREIPRPLISQYLAHLDTEIAAGRIKPTAHELLVGSVTRVLDIYRNATNA, encoded by the coding sequence ATGACCGGCGCCACGACAAGATTTGCCGGGATCGCCGCTCGGCGCACGGCAGGCGGGAAGGGCGGCATCGCCTCGATCTGTTCGGCGCATCCGCTGGTGATCGAAGCGACGCTCCGTCACGGTGCGGTGCACGGCGCGGATGTGCTGATCGAGGCGACCTGCAATCAGGTCAACCATGAAGGCGGCTATACCGGCATGACGCCGGCTGCTTTCCGCAGCTTCGTCGAGACGCATGCCGCCGGCACGGGCTTTCCGTTCGACCGGCTGATCCTTGGCGGCGACCATCTGGGACCCAATCCGTGGAAGCATCTGCCTGCTGGCGACGCGATGCGGAAAGCCGCGGCGATGATCGACGCCTATGCCGGCGCCGGCTTCACCAAGCTGCATCTCGATACCAGCATGGCCTGCGCCGACGATCCGGTGGCGCTCGCCGATGAAACGATCGCCGCGCGCGCTGCCGACCTTGCGGCGGTCGCCGAGGCCGCGGTCGCCCGCATAGGCGGCCAAAAACCCGTCTATATCATCGGCACCGAAGTGCCGGTTCCGGGCGGTGCGCTGGAAGCGCTCGACCATATGCATGTGACCGAACCCGCCGACGCGCTGCGCACCGTCGAAGTCCACCGCGAGGCCTTTTCCCGCCTCGGCCTCGATGCCGCCTTTTCCCGCGCCATCGGCGTCGTCGTGCAGCCCGGCGTCGAATTCGGCAATGCCGACATCATCGCCTATGCGCCTCCGAAAGCGACGAAGCTGGTGGCGTCGCTGGAGAGCGTGCCGCAATTCGTCTTCGAAGCGCATTCGACCGACTACCAGACAGGGGAGGCGCTCGCCGCGCTTGTGCGTGACGGCTTCGTCATCCTTAAGGTCGGTCCGTGGCTCACTTTCGCGCTGCGCGAAGCGCTCTACGGACTGAGCTACATCGCCGACCAATTGGTGCCCGATCCATCGCGCGAAAGCCTGCCGGTGGCGATGGAGCGCGTCATGCTGGCTTCGCCCGTCAACTGGCAGAAATACTATCCGGGCACACCCGACGGGCAGCGCCTGCAGCGGCATTTCTCCTTCAGCGACCGCATCCGCTACTACTGGCCGTCGCCCGACGCGCAGCACGCGACCGAAGCGCTGCTGGCTGCACTTGGCGATCGGGAGATTCCCCGCCCTCTGATCAGCCAGTATCTGGCGCATCTCGACACCGAGATCGCCGCTGGCCGGATCAAGCCGACCGCTCATGAGCTTCTGGTCGGCAGCGTCACGCGCGTCCTCGACATCTACCGCAACGCCACGAACGCCTAG
- a CDS encoding sugar kinase, producing MKKLVSAGEILVEIMAERIGQSFLEPGPLVGPFPSGAPAIFIGQAAALGQPAALIGAVGKDDFGQLNIDRLRMLGADVSAIAVHEGHATGTAFVTYRSDASRHFVFNIRNSAAGLLAMNDAAKRLLVGADHVHVMGSSLFSDRATEVALAAIAAVKAKGGTVSFDPNIRREIMQASGMREALDKVLAQTDVFLPSGNELFLFSSTGDERGAVDELLARGISCIVLKKGAEGAAYHDRKGTVVMPGFAVKEVDPTGAGDCFGAAFVSFWLRGAAPADALRIANACGALAVTRKGPMEGIHRLADVEAFIAQAGSRA from the coding sequence ATGAAGAAGCTGGTCTCAGCCGGCGAGATTCTCGTCGAGATCATGGCCGAACGGATCGGCCAGAGCTTCCTCGAGCCAGGGCCGCTGGTCGGGCCTTTCCCGTCCGGCGCGCCGGCCATCTTCATCGGCCAGGCGGCGGCGCTCGGTCAGCCCGCCGCTCTCATCGGCGCCGTCGGCAAGGATGATTTCGGCCAGCTCAACATCGACCGGCTGCGTATGCTCGGCGCCGACGTTTCGGCGATCGCCGTCCATGAAGGCCATGCCACGGGCACGGCCTTCGTCACCTACCGCAGCGACGCGTCCAGGCATTTCGTCTTCAACATCCGCAACAGCGCCGCTGGCCTGCTGGCGATGAACGATGCGGCCAAGCGGCTTCTGGTCGGCGCCGACCATGTCCATGTCATGGGTTCCTCGCTGTTTTCCGATCGCGCCACCGAAGTCGCGCTCGCCGCGATCGCGGCGGTGAAGGCCAAGGGCGGCACCGTGTCCTTCGATCCCAACATCCGTCGCGAGATCATGCAGGCTTCCGGCATGCGCGAGGCGCTCGACAAGGTGCTGGCGCAGACCGATGTCTTCCTGCCCAGCGGCAACGAGTTGTTCCTGTTCTCCTCGACCGGTGACGAGCGGGGCGCGGTCGACGAACTCCTTGCACGAGGCATCTCCTGCATCGTCTTGAAGAAAGGCGCCGAGGGCGCCGCTTATCACGACCGCAAGGGCACGGTCGTCATGCCCGGCTTTGCCGTCAAGGAAGTCGACCCGACCGGCGCCGGCGACTGCTTCGGCGCGGCTTTCGTTTCCTTCTGGCTGCGCGGCGCCGCACCCGCCGATGCGTTGCGCATCGCCAATGCCTGCGGCGCGCTCGCCGTCACCCGCAAGGGGCCGATGGAAGGTATTCATCGGCTGGCGGACGTTGAAGCTTTCATCGCGCAGGCAGGATCACGCGCATGA
- a CDS encoding LacI family DNA-binding transcriptional regulator — protein sequence MPMTHKTMEDFARSCGVSRPTLSKFFDDPTSVKPATRKRIEDALRSSDYQPNLFARNLNRKRTRSIGIVVPTVTDPFYSEMVSRIELRLRDEGYWPIVISSHGSSELEAEATRTILSLKVSGALVAPLGRRSDPKAIEKLTQAIPIVYFDTYLEGDTPFVGNNNVQSVSTIVDYLCRSGDAPVYFDIPHVNHNSRERVENYIAAMRRLGQEPVVFGNIEDYTWDFERIGYEQTEKLLDNGGLPGKTILCANDRLAFGVMAAAYSKGLKVGRKADCDLRVAAHDDHPLSRYTCPALTTMAQDFAAMAGRSVETLLTLLDEDGTTVAPKVNLDATLVMRQSA from the coding sequence ATGCCGATGACGCACAAGACGATGGAGGATTTCGCCCGTTCCTGCGGCGTCTCCAGGCCGACACTGTCGAAATTTTTCGACGACCCGACCAGCGTCAAGCCGGCGACGCGCAAGCGCATCGAGGACGCGCTTCGCTCGTCCGACTACCAGCCGAATCTCTTCGCCCGCAATCTCAACCGCAAGCGCACCCGCAGCATCGGCATCGTCGTGCCGACGGTGACCGACCCCTTCTATTCCGAGATGGTCAGCCGCATCGAGCTCAGGCTGCGTGACGAGGGTTACTGGCCGATCGTCATCTCCTCGCATGGATCGAGCGAACTCGAGGCCGAGGCGACGCGGACCATCCTGTCGCTGAAAGTCTCCGGCGCGCTCGTCGCCCCGCTTGGCCGGCGCTCGGACCCGAAGGCGATCGAGAAGCTGACGCAAGCGATCCCGATCGTCTATTTCGACACCTATCTCGAAGGCGACACGCCTTTCGTCGGCAACAACAACGTGCAGAGCGTGTCGACAATCGTCGATTATCTTTGCCGCTCGGGCGACGCCCCGGTCTATTTCGACATCCCCCATGTCAACCACAATTCGCGCGAGCGGGTGGAGAACTACATCGCTGCCATGCGCCGGCTCGGACAGGAACCCGTCGTGTTCGGCAACATCGAGGACTACACATGGGACTTTGAACGGATCGGCTATGAGCAGACGGAGAAGCTGCTCGACAATGGCGGCCTGCCGGGCAAGACCATCCTCTGCGCCAATGACCGTCTCGCCTTCGGCGTGATGGCGGCCGCCTACTCCAAAGGGCTGAAGGTGGGCCGCAAGGCGGATTGCGACCTGCGCGTCGCAGCCCACGACGACCATCCGCTCAGCCGTTACACCTGCCCGGCGCTCACCACCATGGCGCAGGATTTCGCCGCCATGGCCGGCCGCAGCGTCGAGACGCTGCTTACCCTGCTCGACGAGGACGGCACGACCGTCGCGCCGAAGGTCAACCTCGACGCGACGCTGGTGATGCGCCAGTCGGCCTGA
- a CDS encoding Gfo/Idh/MocA family oxidoreductase, translating to MQAKSVAKLGIGVIGCGNISMTYLRNAALFTGVELRACADISADMATLRAKEYGIRALGVDALLADPEVDLVLNLTIPSAHFDISFSALSAGKHVFTEKPLATSASDGRRLVAEAAKRGLALGSAPDTFLGAAGRRARRLMDEGAIGRAVTGTAFMMGRGMEHWHPNPQFYYQPGGGPVFDMGPYYLTMLVNLLGPVAHVMAMATRGQEERLITADGPYKNTSFRVGTPTNILSLLEFRSGATVTFGASWDVFRHSNHPIELHGTEGSLRLPDPDTFGGTVSLSARGADWRDFASESELYGARNWPYAAPDRANYRMLGVADLARSLSEGRRPRASGELALHVLEIMEAILASGESQNSAAVVGTVDQPPLLSEDEAARLLA from the coding sequence ATGCAAGCAAAATCAGTGGCGAAGCTCGGCATCGGTGTTATCGGGTGCGGTAACATCTCAATGACCTATCTGCGCAATGCGGCACTTTTCACCGGTGTGGAACTGCGTGCTTGTGCCGATATTTCCGCCGACATGGCCACCTTGCGCGCCAAGGAATATGGCATCCGCGCGCTCGGCGTCGATGCGCTGCTGGCCGACCCGGAGGTCGATCTCGTCCTCAACCTCACAATTCCTTCGGCGCATTTCGACATCTCGTTTTCGGCGCTTTCGGCCGGAAAACATGTCTTCACCGAAAAGCCGTTGGCGACGTCTGCCAGCGACGGGCGCCGCCTGGTCGCCGAGGCGGCGAAGCGCGGGCTTGCTCTGGGCTCGGCGCCCGATACTTTCCTTGGCGCTGCCGGACGCCGGGCGCGCCGCCTGATGGACGAGGGCGCCATCGGCCGCGCCGTGACCGGCACCGCCTTCATGATGGGGCGCGGCATGGAGCACTGGCATCCCAACCCGCAATTCTATTACCAGCCGGGCGGCGGTCCCGTCTTCGACATGGGGCCTTATTATCTGACGATGCTGGTCAACCTGCTCGGTCCGGTTGCCCATGTCATGGCGATGGCGACGCGCGGCCAAGAGGAGCGCCTGATCACCGCTGACGGCCCTTACAAGAACACCAGCTTCAGGGTCGGCACGCCGACCAACATTCTGTCGCTGCTCGAATTCCGCTCCGGCGCCACTGTCACCTTCGGCGCCTCCTGGGACGTCTTCAGGCATTCCAATCATCCGATCGAACTGCACGGCACGGAAGGCTCGCTCAGGCTGCCCGACCCCGACACGTTTGGCGGCACCGTCTCGCTTTCGGCGCGCGGCGCAGATTGGAGGGATTTCGCGAGCGAGAGTGAACTCTATGGCGCGCGCAACTGGCCCTATGCCGCGCCCGACCGCGCCAACTACCGCATGCTCGGCGTCGCCGACCTCGCGCGGTCGCTGTCGGAAGGCAGGAGACCGCGCGCGTCCGGCGAGCTTGCACTGCATGTGCTGGAGATCATGGAAGCGATCCTCGCTTCGGGTGAGAGCCAAAATTCCGCCGCGGTCGTCGGCACCGTCGACCAGCCGCCGCTGCTTAGCGAGGACGAAGCGGCGAGACTGCTTGCCTGA
- a CDS encoding DeoR/GlpR family DNA-binding transcription regulator produces the protein MLSEQRRQSILSEVQRSGQVRTKDLSDGFGVSEVTVRSDLEILDRKGLLTKTRGGAVTRTTDATTAAFARRMQTNLDAKMRIARAAVDLFEDNQSVIFDGGSTLMQVAMQLPPLSNVVVAATAMNIVQHLMHRPGLDVHMIGGRVYPDTVSTLITDADTALGGLVAHQVFVGAHAIDSSLDVVDVNEDMARTKRNLVRMARRVVLLADSSKWGVSGTSKAFSLSAVDVVITDDGLPGPIRSQLERIGAKVIYA, from the coding sequence ATGTTGTCGGAGCAGAGACGCCAATCGATCCTGAGCGAGGTGCAACGCAGCGGACAGGTTCGCACGAAGGACCTGTCAGACGGTTTTGGCGTATCCGAGGTCACGGTACGCTCCGACCTCGAGATACTGGACCGCAAGGGACTGCTGACCAAGACCCGTGGAGGGGCGGTGACCCGGACCACCGATGCAACCACGGCCGCGTTCGCCCGGCGGATGCAAACCAACCTCGATGCAAAGATGCGCATCGCCCGGGCGGCGGTAGACCTGTTCGAGGACAACCAATCGGTCATCTTCGACGGCGGCTCGACATTGATGCAGGTTGCCATGCAGTTACCGCCGCTCAGCAACGTCGTGGTCGCCGCCACGGCCATGAATATCGTGCAGCATCTGATGCATCGTCCCGGACTCGACGTTCACATGATCGGCGGCCGGGTCTATCCCGACACGGTGAGCACGCTGATCACCGATGCTGACACTGCTCTCGGCGGCTTGGTGGCGCATCAGGTCTTTGTTGGAGCGCATGCGATAGACTCGTCACTGGATGTGGTCGACGTGAACGAAGACATGGCGCGAACGAAGCGAAACCTCGTTCGCATGGCCCGGCGCGTCGTCCTGCTTGCGGATTCGAGCAAATGGGGCGTCAGCGGGACCTCCAAGGCATTTTCGCTGTCGGCCGTCGATGTGGTGATCACCGACGATGGCCTGCCCGGTCCGATACGCAGCCAGCTTGAGAGGATCGGGGCCAAGGTGATCTATGCCTGA
- a CDS encoding class I fructose-bisphosphate aldolase codes for MSLGTKVRLARLFSHPSGNLFGGAVDHFVGYGDVRKGGLADLPGALARVMVGKPDYVSIQPGTARHLWPQYAGKASLVIQAGCFTPDDRISELIATPEDAVRAGADALAVAIPVRGATEGKYIRWLTDSVNAAARYGMPVVAHIYPRDFTDGAKIVFTPDEIAYAARIGYESGVDVIKIGYTGDFESFRETVRTCPVPVVIAGGPKTDTLLGALQQTADAIRAGARGAVVGRNLWGHGDPQKAALAFRGVIHDGLSAQEALTKAGA; via the coding sequence ATGAGCCTGGGAACCAAGGTGCGTCTTGCACGCCTCTTCTCGCATCCATCGGGGAACCTTTTTGGCGGCGCGGTCGACCACTTTGTCGGCTATGGCGACGTGCGCAAAGGCGGTCTTGCCGACCTGCCGGGCGCGCTCGCGCGCGTCATGGTGGGCAAACCCGACTACGTCAGCATCCAGCCTGGCACCGCCCGCCATCTGTGGCCGCAATACGCGGGCAAGGCTTCGCTGGTGATCCAGGCTGGCTGCTTCACCCCGGACGATCGCATCAGTGAGTTGATAGCAACGCCCGAGGATGCGGTACGCGCGGGCGCCGATGCGTTGGCCGTGGCCATTCCGGTGCGCGGCGCGACCGAGGGCAAGTACATTCGCTGGCTGACCGATTCGGTGAACGCGGCGGCCCGCTACGGCATGCCGGTGGTGGCGCATATCTACCCTCGCGATTTCACCGACGGAGCAAAAATCGTCTTCACCCCCGACGAGATCGCCTATGCGGCGCGCATCGGCTACGAGTCCGGCGTCGACGTGATCAAGATAGGCTACACGGGCGATTTCGAGTCGTTCCGGGAGACCGTCCGGACCTGCCCGGTCCCGGTTGTGATCGCAGGCGGTCCGAAGACCGATACGCTGCTCGGCGCCCTTCAGCAGACGGCGGACGCCATCCGTGCCGGCGCGCGCGGTGCCGTGGTGGGCCGCAATCTCTGGGGGCATGGCGATCCGCAGAAGGCTGCGCTTGCCTTCCGGGGCGTCATCCATGACGGCCTTTCGGCGCAGGAAGCGCTGACGAAGGCGGGTGCCTGA
- a CDS encoding PfkB family carbohydrate kinase, with the protein MPTVPSILGFGAIAIDDIVYVDQPLSAGKGKVLQSARAFGGNVATALAAVARLGGTAGFVGWLGSAADDAVLCDLVASGVETAFAPRHPHARPVRSRITVGSDGERFIAYDDDAMLGTAPDFPDEVLGRATVLIVDSYAIRSLDVVARARDLGLAILGDVEWSDGPATERLIALCDHLILPLGFARTATGCRSPAEMLDALWLPSRSAVVLTDGGRGVYYRGRDETGLWHLPPHRVAVVDSTGAGDCFHGAYAYALTRGTDTAGRVAFAAAAAAFSITGRGGREALPTDDQVTELLAATGAPSAVELKYAQLDTGT; encoded by the coding sequence ATGCCCACCGTCCCCTCAATCCTCGGCTTCGGCGCTATCGCGATCGACGACATCGTCTATGTCGATCAGCCGTTGTCGGCGGGCAAGGGGAAGGTTCTGCAAAGCGCCCGGGCTTTCGGGGGAAATGTCGCGACGGCCCTTGCCGCCGTCGCGCGGCTCGGCGGAACGGCCGGGTTCGTCGGATGGTTGGGCAGTGCCGCGGACGACGCCGTGCTGTGCGATCTCGTTGCGAGCGGCGTTGAGACCGCATTCGCGCCGCGCCACCCGCACGCACGCCCGGTGCGCTCGCGGATCACCGTCGGCTCGGATGGGGAGCGGTTCATCGCGTATGACGACGACGCGATGCTGGGCACCGCGCCGGACTTTCCGGACGAGGTCCTCGGCCGCGCCACCGTCCTGATCGTCGATAGTTACGCGATCCGGTCGTTGGATGTCGTGGCTCGGGCCCGCGATCTCGGCCTTGCGATCCTTGGCGATGTCGAATGGAGCGACGGGCCAGCCACCGAGAGGCTGATCGCGCTCTGCGACCATCTCATTCTCCCCCTCGGCTTCGCGCGGACTGCCACGGGCTGCCGATCGCCCGCCGAGATGCTCGATGCATTGTGGCTGCCGTCTCGGTCCGCCGTGGTTCTGACCGATGGCGGCAGGGGCGTCTACTATCGCGGACGCGACGAGACAGGGCTCTGGCACCTGCCTCCGCACCGGGTTGCCGTCGTCGACTCGACCGGCGCCGGTGACTGCTTTCATGGCGCCTATGCCTATGCATTGACGCGCGGGACCGACACTGCAGGCCGGGTCGCATTCGCGGCCGCGGCGGCGGCCTTTTCGATAACGGGGCGTGGCGGGCGCGAGGCGCTTCCGACCGACGACCAGGTCACGGAACTCCTGGCTGCGACGGGCGCTCCGTCAGCAGTCGAACTGAAATATGCGCAGCTCGATACTGGCACATAG
- a CDS encoding ABC transporter ATP-binding protein, whose product MAEVILENICKTYGNNFHAIDQLNLSVEDGEFLILVGPSGCGKSTALRMIAGLEDITSGSLRIGGTDVVDMPPKDRDIAMVFQSYALYPHMTVFENIAFSMRLAGKPKAERKKRVDEIAKTLQLTSLLDSKPANLSGGQRQRVAMGRAMVREPAAFLMDEPLSNLDAKLRVQMRAEITSLQKQLGVTTIYVTHDQTEAMTMGDRVAVLKGGVLQQVDTPKRLYESPVNAFVAGFIGSPSMNLFEAILTGDELTSGTLAIRLQDAAFVRRPGLRSYTGRKVVFGIRPEDLYDSSLESGRKYQTIPAKVTSIEELGSEHIVHLNIDAVRVDSGDPDAVQDFGLASNAVAKFEPVSAVRAGSEIRLALDDTKLHFFDPETHLAI is encoded by the coding sequence ATGGCAGAAGTCATTCTTGAGAATATCTGCAAGACCTACGGGAACAATTTTCACGCGATCGACCAATTGAACCTGTCGGTCGAGGACGGTGAGTTCTTGATTCTCGTCGGGCCGTCCGGCTGCGGCAAATCCACCGCGTTGCGAATGATCGCGGGACTGGAGGACATCACCAGCGGCAGCCTTCGGATCGGCGGTACCGACGTCGTCGACATGCCGCCCAAGGACCGCGACATCGCGATGGTCTTCCAGAGCTACGCGCTCTATCCGCATATGACGGTGTTCGAAAACATCGCCTTTTCGATGCGGCTGGCAGGCAAGCCGAAGGCCGAGCGCAAGAAGCGCGTGGACGAGATCGCCAAAACCCTTCAGCTGACGTCTCTGCTGGACAGCAAACCCGCGAACCTTTCAGGCGGACAGCGTCAACGGGTGGCCATGGGCCGCGCCATGGTGCGCGAGCCGGCCGCCTTTCTGATGGACGAGCCCCTTTCCAATCTGGACGCGAAACTGCGCGTGCAGATGCGCGCCGAAATCACCAGCCTGCAAAAGCAGCTCGGCGTCACGACCATATACGTGACCCACGACCAGACCGAAGCGATGACGATGGGCGACAGGGTCGCGGTGTTGAAGGGTGGCGTGCTGCAGCAGGTCGACACACCCAAGAGGCTCTATGAATCGCCGGTGAACGCCTTCGTTGCCGGCTTCATCGGGTCTCCTTCGATGAACCTTTTCGAGGCGATCCTGACAGGCGACGAGCTGACGTCCGGCACCTTAGCCATCCGGCTGCAGGATGCAGCCTTCGTGCGCAGGCCGGGCTTGAGGTCGTATACGGGGCGCAAGGTCGTGTTCGGGATCCGACCGGAGGATCTCTATGACAGCAGCCTGGAATCCGGCCGCAAGTATCAGACGATACCGGCAAAGGTGACCTCGATCGAAGAACTCGGATCCGAACATATCGTCCATCTGAACATCGACGCGGTCCGGGTGGATTCCGGCGACCCGGACGCGGTGCAGGATTTCGGCCTGGCGTCGAATGCGGTGGCGAAATTCGAACCGGTCAGCGCAGTCCGCGCCGGCTCGGAAATCCGGTTGGCCCTGGATGATACCAAGCTGCATTTCTTCGATCCCGAGACGCATCTGGCGATCTGA